The following are encoded together in the Oceanispirochaeta sp. genome:
- a CDS encoding V-type ATPase 116kDa subunit family protein, which yields MMFTSSMTHLTAVVLKKDSDAVTKALLQLGALDFVRVSELSGGSDARIRSVQASVSSARIIENRRRIEMIMGSGSSGGSQEVLPVLDNLQNLNLQDLNLLNLDEIEKKLSEISSRSQEIKEEQRLVQQEIHKFEDMIRQLSMYGSSESITAQGLRKSSEYSFLTIQTGTMLSVGVSQFEKDLKAYPSVSLITGTSSDKTSMLVISLKKDEKQILRLLDASGWMEGEIPLASSPEQNVKENALSDIQNQIVILKEQQASLHNQYQAFIDDRREWFQTSWSLLRINELFYRIQSFFSATDRTVLFSGWLPTELKAPLELVLYQAAQRRCFLEWHEPGEITKETKGRVTVPVQLKNPGFLKPFEMLVKNFSLPEYGSIDPTPFVAVLYLMMFGLMFGDAGHGLVLVLLGFLGKYIFRKSSDSKKKLSVLILYCGLSAIVAGVLFGSYFGHPLFPPLWFNYHAIIAGHPSGNIGVQSIYDILLITIYFGIAVLGTGLILNWINLVRKKNWMKLFFDKAGITGGWMYGAGVYTGFYFVHHLYKTLPGQTFLLIGFGIPSLLLLSKEPVQLFLDRKAGHKVQEISVSFILTMLMEWIVELLEVFSGYLANTLSFMRVAGLGIAHVSLMIAFFQMAHMADGPGGEYTVWSYLILLAGNILVIALEGLSAGIQSLRLNYYEFFSKYFSGSGRAYSPVSIRNRV from the coding sequence ATGATGTTTACTTCCAGCATGACACATTTAACCGCGGTTGTTCTCAAAAAGGATTCGGATGCCGTCACAAAAGCACTGCTTCAGCTGGGAGCTCTTGATTTTGTCCGGGTCAGTGAATTGAGCGGTGGAAGTGATGCCCGTATCCGGTCGGTACAGGCCTCTGTTTCATCGGCCCGGATCATTGAAAACAGACGGCGGATCGAGATGATCATGGGATCGGGCAGTTCCGGAGGGTCTCAGGAAGTTCTTCCGGTACTGGATAATCTGCAGAATTTGAATCTGCAGGATTTAAATCTGTTAAATCTGGACGAAATTGAAAAAAAACTCTCCGAAATTTCTTCCCGGTCTCAGGAAATAAAAGAAGAACAGCGGCTGGTACAGCAGGAAATCCACAAATTTGAGGATATGATCCGTCAGCTTTCAATGTATGGAAGCAGCGAATCCATTACAGCCCAGGGCTTACGGAAGAGTTCAGAATACTCCTTTCTCACCATTCAGACAGGAACCATGCTCTCTGTCGGGGTTTCTCAGTTTGAAAAAGACCTGAAAGCGTATCCTTCTGTTTCCCTGATTACAGGGACATCCTCTGACAAGACGTCCATGCTGGTCATTTCCCTGAAGAAAGATGAAAAACAGATCCTGCGTCTTCTTGATGCCAGCGGCTGGATGGAGGGTGAAATACCCCTGGCCAGTTCTCCAGAGCAGAATGTCAAGGAGAATGCCCTCTCGGATATCCAGAATCAGATAGTGATTTTAAAGGAGCAGCAGGCTTCTCTGCACAATCAATATCAGGCTTTTATCGATGACCGGCGGGAGTGGTTTCAAACCAGCTGGTCCCTCCTCCGAATCAATGAACTCTTTTACCGCATTCAGTCCTTTTTTTCGGCGACGGATCGTACCGTTCTTTTCTCCGGCTGGCTGCCCACAGAGCTCAAGGCTCCTCTGGAGCTGGTCTTGTATCAGGCTGCCCAAAGGCGCTGCTTTCTTGAATGGCATGAACCCGGGGAGATTACAAAAGAAACAAAAGGCCGGGTCACCGTCCCTGTTCAGCTGAAAAATCCAGGATTTTTGAAACCCTTTGAGATGCTTGTGAAGAATTTTTCTCTTCCCGAATATGGGTCGATCGATCCGACACCCTTTGTGGCTGTACTTTATCTGATGATGTTCGGACTCATGTTCGGTGATGCCGGGCATGGCCTGGTTCTGGTGCTGCTGGGTTTCCTCGGAAAATATATATTCAGAAAATCCAGTGATTCTAAAAAGAAACTCTCGGTCCTCATACTCTACTGCGGCTTGTCGGCTATTGTGGCAGGTGTGCTCTTCGGGTCCTATTTCGGTCATCCCCTGTTCCCCCCCCTGTGGTTCAACTATCATGCCATCATTGCGGGTCATCCCAGTGGAAACATAGGGGTACAAAGTATTTACGACATCCTGCTGATCACAATTTATTTTGGTATTGCCGTGCTGGGAACCGGTCTGATTCTGAACTGGATCAATCTTGTCAGGAAGAAAAATTGGATGAAGTTGTTCTTTGACAAGGCAGGCATCACAGGGGGGTGGATGTACGGGGCCGGAGTCTATACTGGATTTTATTTTGTTCATCATCTCTATAAGACTCTTCCCGGGCAGACATTTTTACTGATCGGTTTTGGGATTCCCTCTCTGCTGCTTTTAAGCAAGGAACCTGTCCAGCTCTTTCTGGACAGGAAAGCCGGTCACAAGGTGCAGGAAATCAGTGTCAGCTTCATTCTAACCATGCTGATGGAATGGATTGTTGAGCTTCTTGAGGTCTTTTCAGGATATCTGGCCAACACTCTCTCCTTTATGAGGGTGGCCGGCCTGGGCATTGCTCATGTCAGTCTGATGATTGCCTTTTTTCAGATGGCCCATATGGCCGACGGACCGGGGGGTGAATATACTGTCTGGTCCTATTTAATATTGTTAGCTGGTAATATTCTTGTCATAGCCCTTGAAGGCCTCTCGGCGGGAATACAATCCCTGCGTCTCAATTATTATGAATTTTTTTCAAAGTATTTTAGTGGTTCCGGCCGGGCATACAGTCCCGTTTCGATTAGAAACCGCGTATAG
- a CDS encoding V-type ATPase subunit — translation MASPIKRYAFINAKLKTRLSLVLGDEVFTRLIKSQNLGEAMLLLKETTFASVEAVYARTGDLKMSELELMRAEMALYQEIHRYVDTDLQEFVDALLMQYEIENFKNVFRLWFDRWIRKRDISYASGYILREPVLYSYDKDAVLAAGEDSLLLDSLKATSFVDIVKNNLDEIRTDQTMFPLEMDLDLLFYNNLLRQCEKLTVKDRDIVLRLVGVEIDLENITRIIRFKFFYHFSALQMQKYIIAGGHRLKPDKLYALYSSSGEAELLPALLGSGYGSASALASSSQTDIYKRMEMVESILEEILKGEVKKLLLGDPFSIGIMMSYFIIKKHDIHRLVSILNGKNYGLPEDRMKS, via the coding sequence GTGGCAAGCCCTATTAAACGATATGCCTTTATCAATGCCAAGTTAAAAACCCGGCTGAGTCTGGTTTTGGGTGATGAAGTTTTTACACGATTGATCAAGAGTCAGAATCTGGGGGAAGCCATGCTGCTCCTGAAGGAGACCACTTTTGCTTCTGTAGAAGCCGTCTATGCCAGAACGGGTGATCTGAAAATGAGTGAACTCGAACTGATGAGGGCGGAAATGGCTCTTTATCAGGAGATTCACCGCTATGTAGATACAGATTTACAGGAATTTGTAGATGCCCTTTTAATGCAATATGAAATTGAAAATTTCAAAAATGTTTTCAGGCTCTGGTTTGACCGCTGGATACGCAAGCGGGATATTTCATATGCCTCGGGTTATATTCTCAGGGAGCCGGTTCTATATTCCTATGATAAAGATGCGGTCCTTGCTGCCGGTGAAGATTCACTACTCCTTGATTCTTTAAAGGCCACTTCCTTTGTGGATATTGTCAAAAACAATCTGGACGAGATCAGAACGGACCAGACCATGTTTCCCTTAGAGATGGATCTCGATCTGCTGTTTTACAATAATCTGTTGAGGCAATGCGAAAAATTGACTGTAAAAGACAGGGACATTGTTCTGAGACTTGTCGGTGTAGAGATTGACCTTGAGAACATCACCCGGATTATCAGGTTCAAATTTTTTTATCATTTTTCAGCTTTGCAGATGCAGAAGTATATTATTGCCGGCGGCCACAGGTTGAAACCGGATAAACTTTATGCCCTTTACTCTTCTTCAGGAGAAGCCGAATTACTTCCTGCCCTGTTAGGTTCCGGGTATGGGAGTGCCTCCGCACTGGCATCATCATCCCAGACGGATATCTATAAACGGATGGAAATGGTTGAATCCATCCTCGAAGAAATCCTGAAAGGGGAAGTGAAGAAACTCCTTCTAGGAGATCCTTTTTCTATTGGAATTATGATGAGTTATTTCATTATAAAAAAACATGATATTCACCGGCTGGTTTCCATCCTCAATGGGAAGAATTATGGTTTGCCGGAAGACAGGATGAAGAGCTGA